The following proteins come from a genomic window of Amphiura filiformis chromosome 16, Afil_fr2py, whole genome shotgun sequence:
- the LOC140135994 gene encoding melatonin receptor type 1B-B-like, which translates to MATTVDVERYMVTSTMDIFTDMTPIPTNIDITYTQRIIIGIFVMLICIFGFFGNSLTIFAVILSKKLRTTTNVFVVHLAIADLLSCLFQPWDAIGLWSMDGWPIATWICTLSSGISLVCLSFTVIDLALIAINRYLKILFPLRTYQKVYSFRNIAIMLAFGWLYCFCVVIIPPCLGIGHIGYSYDLKTCASDANNPFSSFYTALSAALIYPIPLIIVIFCYTKILLYVRRHQKLIDVRRKSSSLRRDTRPGPPDSQQMQITKNLMYVVIAFVLCLGPFTISISIDALKPARHWTGLLALCNSAVNPVIYGLKHPGFREVFSYILKGKWKYIPEPASFVYQFRSTMKSKGSYSRGHSINENNRVSEKDDVKVSIQT; encoded by the coding sequence ATGGCCACTACCGTAGATGTAGAACGTTACATGGTGACATCAACAATGGACATCTTTACTGATATGACACCAATACCAACAAATATTGATATCACTTATACACAGCGGATTATTATTGGTATTTTCGTCATGTTGATttgtatttttggattttttggtAACAGTCTAACAATATTTGCCGTGATTTTATCCAAAAAGTTACGAACAACAACTAACGTGTTTGTGGTACATCTAGCCATCGCTGATTTACTTTCGTGTTTATTTCAACCTTGGGATGCTATTGGACTGTGGTCTATGGATGGATGGCCTATAGCGACATGGATATGTACATTATCATCAGGAATATCATTGGTTTGCTTATCCTTCACTGTTATAGACTTAGCTCTGATTGCCATCAATCGATATCTCAAAATCTTGTTTCCGCTACGAACCTACCAAAAAGTCTACTCATTTAGAAATATAGCCATAATGCTTGCATTTGGGTGGCTATACTGTTTCTGTGTTGTGATCATCCCACCATGTTTAGGTATCGGCCATATTGGATATTcctacgatttaaaaacatgtgctTCAGATGCGAACAATCCATTCAGCTCTTTTTACACAGCATTAAGTGCAGCGCTTATATATCCCATCCCACTTATAATTGTAATTTTTTGCTACACGAAGATTTTGCTATACGTCCGTCGGCATCAAAAGCTGATTGACGTACGACGTAAGAGTAGTTCTTTAAGACGAGACACTAGACCAGGACCACCTGACTCACAGCAGATGCAGATTACAAAGAACCTTATGTATGTGGTCATAGCCTTCGTACTTTGTCTTGGCCCATTTACGATATCAATCTCGATTGACGCCTTAAAACCCGCCAGACACTGGACCGGGCTTTTAGCCCTTTGCAACTCCGCCGTAAATCCGGTAATCTACGGACTAAAACATCCTGGATTTAGAGAGGTGTTTTCGTATATTCTTAAAGGAAAATGGAAATATATTCCAGAACCGGCAAGTTTTGTGTATCAATTTAGGTCAACGATGAAATCGAAAGGATCGTATAGTAGGGGTCATTCAATTAATGAGAACAATAGAGTATCTGAGAAAGATGACGTTAAAGTGTCGATTCAAACATGA